One window of Candidatus Phytoplasma solani genomic DNA carries:
- the lon gene encoding endopeptidase La, protein MKTKTKKDKVDFTLEIEQANFMQLPALAINEVVPMPNVDFRIEISEKQYINALKESEEHNKSFIAILVRTGSLQGKVRIIDLRRYAVVAQIITKVKIPNGNFKVRFRILQRVKIQKFLHKEPFLKVEYQNINTVFGEKNEEKALMKIVIDTILKKPFPLLNQNNSNFLEMIQSDHETEKITDIIIFNLRIDNLEKYKYLKESNLNKRLFNILRDIDILTIGITLEHKINEKVKQSIDENQKEFYLREKMKAIQNELGDKVKKEEEIIELRQKIKITPLPEEIKKKALQELSRYQSSSSLIAESFVIKNYLDFLLELPWGKTTQDIDDLSQIEKSLNHHHYGLKKVKERILEYAAVKIMTKKNPQNILCLVGPPGVGKTSLTFSIAKSLGRKFVRQSLGGMKEESEIRGHRKTYIGAMPGRILAGIKEAQTMNPVFLLDEIDKLIANYNFDPASALLEVLDPQQNKTFMDHFLSEPFDLSQVLFITTANYLDNVPEPLKDRMEIIEINSYTEKDKVEIASKYLFPKQLKNHGITNQNLIIEEETFLYLIRHYTKEAGVRELDRILAELARKTIKKILIDKKEKVIITSKNTSDYLGKEKYLHLLAEKKEQIGSTNGLAYTYFGGELLKVEVTYYKGKGQLFLTGKLGDVLKESAYTALSFIKANAQKLGIIDDEIFLQNDFHIHLPEGAIPKDGPSAGITIATSLFSAITKKYIKKGLGMTGEITLRGDVLGIGGLKEKAIAANRSGLNTILIPQENVKDIDDIPEEVRTKLNIIPVSDVCEVFSKVFL, encoded by the coding sequence TTGAAAACTAAAACTAAAAAAGATAAAGTTGATTTTACTTTAGAAATAGAACAAGCAAATTTTATGCAATTACCGGCTTTGGCAATTAATGAAGTTGTTCCAATGCCTAATGTTGATTTTCGGATTGAAATATCAGAAAAACAATACATCAACGCTCTAAAAGAATCAGAGGAACATAATAAATCATTTATTGCTATTTTAGTAAGAACAGGTTCTTTACAAGGAAAAGTAAGAATCATAGATCTTCGTCGTTATGCTGTTGTAGCTCAAATAATAACTAAAGTTAAGATTCCTAATGGTAATTTTAAAGTAAGATTCCGGATTTTGCAAAGAGTTAAAATTCAAAAATTTTTACACAAAGAACCTTTTTTAAAAGTAGAATATCAAAATATCAATACTGTTTTTGGGGAAAAAAACGAAGAAAAAGCATTAATGAAAATTGTTATTGATACAATTTTAAAAAAACCTTTTCCGTTGTTAAATCAAAATAATAGTAATTTTTTAGAAATGATTCAATCTGATCATGAAACAGAAAAAATAACTGATATCATTATTTTTAATTTACGAATTGATAATTTAGAAAAATACAAATATTTAAAAGAATCCAACCTTAACAAAAGGCTTTTCAATATTTTAAGAGATATTGATATTTTAACTATAGGGATTACTTTAGAACACAAAATTAATGAAAAAGTGAAACAAAGCATTGACGAAAACCAAAAAGAATTTTATTTAAGAGAAAAAATGAAAGCTATTCAAAACGAATTAGGTGATAAAGTTAAAAAAGAAGAAGAAATTATAGAATTAAGACAAAAAATTAAAATCACACCACTTCCTGAAGAAATTAAGAAAAAAGCTTTACAAGAATTGTCACGTTATCAATCATCTTCATCTTTGATAGCAGAATCTTTTGTGATTAAAAATTATCTTGATTTTTTACTTGAATTACCTTGGGGGAAAACAACTCAAGATATCGATGATTTATCCCAAATAGAAAAATCCCTTAATCATCATCATTATGGTTTAAAAAAAGTAAAAGAACGTATTTTAGAATACGCAGCAGTCAAAATTATGACTAAGAAAAATCCCCAAAATATTTTATGTTTAGTAGGACCTCCAGGAGTAGGAAAAACTTCTTTAACTTTTTCTATTGCAAAATCTTTAGGACGTAAATTTGTTAGACAATCTTTGGGTGGTATGAAAGAAGAATCAGAAATTAGAGGACATAGAAAAACATATATTGGAGCTATGCCAGGACGTATTTTAGCAGGGATTAAAGAAGCCCAAACAATGAACCCTGTTTTTTTATTGGATGAAATCGATAAATTAATTGCTAATTATAATTTTGATCCGGCATCTGCTTTGTTAGAAGTTTTAGATCCGCAACAGAATAAAACTTTTATGGATCATTTTTTATCGGAACCATTTGATTTATCGCAAGTTCTTTTTATCACTACTGCTAATTATTTGGATAATGTGCCAGAACCTTTAAAAGATCGGATGGAAATTATTGAAATAAATTCTTATACTGAAAAAGATAAAGTTGAGATTGCCTCCAAATATCTGTTTCCCAAACAATTAAAAAATCATGGAATTACTAATCAAAATTTAATCATTGAAGAGGAAACTTTCCTTTATTTAATTCGTCATTATACCAAAGAAGCTGGCGTAAGAGAATTAGATAGAATATTAGCTGAGCTTGCAAGAAAAACAATTAAAAAAATCTTAATTGATAAAAAAGAAAAAGTTATCATCACTTCTAAAAATACTTCTGATTATCTAGGGAAAGAAAAATATTTACATCTTTTAGCTGAAAAAAAAGAGCAAATAGGTTCTACTAACGGGTTAGCTTATACTTATTTTGGTGGAGAATTGTTGAAAGTGGAAGTTACTTATTATAAAGGCAAAGGACAATTATTTTTAACCGGAAAATTAGGTGATGTTCTTAAAGAAAGTGCTTATACTGCTTTAAGTTTTATTAAAGCTAACGCTCAAAAATTAGGCATTATAGATGATGAGATATTTTTACAAAATGATTTTCATATACATCTTCCTGAAGGCGCAATACCCAAAGATGGCCCTTCAGCTGGTATTACAATTGCTACTTCCTTGTTTTCTGCTATTACTAAAAAATATATTAAAAAAGGTTTAGGAATGACAGGTGAAATCACTTTGAGAGGTGATGTTTTGGGAATTGGTGGTTTGAAAGAAAAAGCCATTGCCGCTAACCGTAGTGGACTTAACACTATTTTAATACCTCAAGAAAATGTTAAAGATATTGATGATATTCCTGAAGAAGTGAGAACTAAATTAAATATCATTCCTGTTTCAGATGTTTGTGAAGTTTTTTCTAAAGTTTTTCTTTAG